The Candidatus Binatia bacterium genome segment AGCGATGCGAAACTCATCGAGAGGTCCGATAAGGATACCACCAAGCTGGTCGACCAGATCGGCAAGAAGTGCACCGAGAAATCCGTGGACTGGGCAACAGTCGTCGGCGGTGATTGTGCTTCGGAAGCTACACCCGCAGCCTATGCGTCATGTATTCAGACCAAGGCGAGCTGCGCGGCCTGCGAAATTATCAACGGCGGCTACGACCTCGCGATCGATTGCGACCTGCACGATAACGGAGCTGCCGACGGTTCCTGCGGAGACGTTCCTTCCACACTGGGTGCGTTTGTCGACGGGCCTGTCCTTTTCTGATCAAAATCCAATCCCCTCGGATTTTGGAAAAGAGCGCGGTTCATCCCGCGCTCTTTTTTTTTGTGAAACCAGATCCATTCGGCCCGGAAGGTATGAAGCTCAGGGGGCGCCGGCTGGGGGCGGGACTGGCGGTTTGGATTTCGATATGGAATTGAAGTGCATGTCCGCGCGTTCGTGTTGTGGGCTGCATCCATCATCATGAAAAGGAGAATTTTCGATGGCTCTTGATCCGAATGCCGTAGGCCAAACCGGTGAAACGCAACGACGTAGCTGGACTTCCAAGGATTCGCTGCTCTACGCGGTAGGGGTGGGGGCCGGAACTTCCGAGCTTGCCTTTACCACGGAAAATACCAAAGACGTTCCGCAGAGGGTTCTGCCGACGCAGGCTGTGATCCTGGGCGGTGGCGGTGCCCCCATGAACAAGATCGGGAAGTTCAATCCGGCCATGCTCGTGCACGGCGAGGAAGGCATCGAGCTCTTCGATGAAATTCCGCCCGAGGGAGAGATCGAGAGCACAGGCCGAGTCAAGGCGATGTGGGACAAGGGCGAGGGCAAGGGCGCTGTTGTGGAGCTCGAGTCCGAGTCCATCAACGTTGCGACCGGCAAGCCATTGCTCAAGGTTTTCATGTCCCTGTTTATCCGGGGCGAAGGCGGTTTCGGCGGCGAGCGAGGCGGCTCGGAGAAGGTCGTCTTTCCGGAGAGGAAGGCTGATCACGAAGTCACCTACACGACTCGTGAGGATCAGGCGCTGACCTACCGTCTCTCGGGCGATCGCAACCCGCTGCATTCCGACCCTTCGTTTGCAGCGATGGGAGGCTTCGACAAGCCGATTCTGCACGGCCTATGTACCTACGGGTTCTCCGGACGGGCCCTGCTCCATGCTCTGTGTGGAGGCGATCCCTCCAAGTTTGGCTCGATGTATGGCCGATTCTCCAAGCCCGTGCTGCCGGGGGACGCTCTGACCATCGCCATGTGGGAAGACGGCGATCGGTTCCTTTTCCAGACCAGGAATCAGAACGGGGACACCGTAATCGATCAGGGCCGCTTCACGCGTCGCTGAGTCCTCGTTTCGGACGAAAAAAAACCCGTCAGGCACCAAGCCTGACGGGTTTTTTTGTTCATTGGCCGGCGCCTAGCCTCTGTCGAAACGTTTTCGGGCGGCCGTGGCGATCAGGTCAGCTGTGCCGTCGATGCCAAAGGTGGCCGTATCGATGCAGATATCGAAGTCCTGCGGCCGGATCTGGTCGATCCCGAAGTCCTGTTTCAGGAATTCGAGCCGGCTTTTTTCTTCCATTTCGAGGATCTTCTGGACGTCGGCCGCATCGATTCCGGTCTTTTTTGCGTGCCAGTCGACACGGTCGGCCAGTGGTGCGGACAAAAGCACCCGAAGCGTGGTCTCCTTGGGCAGAATGAAGGCCGAACCGCGACCGACGATGACCGCGTTTCCTCGATGTCCGATGTGGCTGACAACGTTGACGAGATCCTTGAGATAGTCACTTTCATTAAAGGATTTCGAGCTGAAACCGTCGAGAATATGACGCTCGATAGCCGTTCGGAAATGCTCATCGAGATTCGCGACCAGGCTCTCGCGGATATTTTCTTCTTTCGCGATTTCCTCAACGATTTCCTTGTCGAAAAAGCCGAAACCAAGGAGTTCCGAGACTTTTTTCCCGATTACGGTGGCTCCCGAGCTGGGCAGGCGATGGATCGATACCGTCGGTCCTTCCTGCTTGCCCTTGGCGGCAAGGCGCTCTTTTTCCCAGAGCCCTACCTGAGCATCAACGAGTTGCTGGATGTTGTGAACGGCCATGGTTCCTCCGGTTCTTTCGGTGCTGACTGGCGGCTCTGATGCCGCGGACGAAAAACCTAACAAGGGAAGCCGGATTTCGCATCCGCGCAGCCGTGCTAGAATTTGAGCCAGCCATGCCGACTTTTCGATTCGATCTGCGCACCCTCCCGCCGGAGGCCGAAGCCTTGCGGGGCGAGGTTAGAGAATTTCTTGCGACGAACCTGAAGGACTTTCCCCCTGAGGGCCGAGCTCGCACCTGGTTTGGTGTCGACCATGCCTTTACCCGCAAGGTGGGGGAGCGGGGCTGGATCGGGATGACCTGGCCTCGAGCATACGGCGGTCAGGAGAAAAGTTTCCTCGAGCGATTTGTCGTCCTCGAGGAGATGTTGGCCGCAGGCGCGCCGGTGGCCGCCCATTGGATGGCCGATCGGCAAAGCGGTCCCTTGCTGCTGCGCTTTGGCACCGAGGAGCAGAAGAAGCGGATTTTGCCGGGTATCTGCCGGGGTGAGACCTATTTCTGTATCGGCATGAGCGAACCGGACTCCGGGTCGGATCTTGCCAGCGTGCGCTCGCGCGCCGAGAGAACCTCTGATGGTTGGCGTCTGGAGGGCACGAAGTTATGGACGAGCGGTGCGGCGACAGCTCATTTCATGGTGGGTTTGTTTCGCTCGGGTACCGAAGCGGAGCGGCAGGCGGGTCTCTCCCAATTTCTGATTCCAATGGATACCCCCGGGATCGAGGTCCGACCGATTCGTGACCTTTCCGGCAGTGAGCATTTTTGCGAAGTTCATTTCACCGATGTCGAATTGCCGCCGGATGCGCTGATCGGAGAAGAGGGCAAAGGGTGGCCGCAGGCGATGGCCGAGCTGGCCTATGAGCGAGCGGGCTCCGAGCGATATCTGTCTTGTCATCCGCTGATGGAAGAATTGGCTCGAGAATTGGGGCCTGCCCCCGATGTGCGGGCCACGGTAGCCATGGGTCGGCAAATCGCCTGGCTGTCCACCATGCGGACCATGTCGACCTCGGTGGCCAGCTTGCTGGCCGCCGGCGAGAATCCTGAACTCGAAGCGGCCGTGGTCAAGGATGTGGGTGCGGTCTTCGAGCAGGATCAACCGGGGATCGCACAGGAACTTCTGCCGCTGCCGCCGAGCAGGGACCCGGAGGCGAAGGTATACCAGAAGATGCTCGCCCATCTGGTGATGAATGCTCCTTCGTTCTCCTTGCGGGGCGGTACCCGTGAAATTTTACGAGGGATTATCGCTCGTGGATTGGGGCTACGATGAGTGACAATCACCCGATGCTGGCGGAGGCTGCAGAGCGCTTTTTCAGCGCGAAGGTCGACCAGGAGGCAATTCTCGCCTTCGAGGAGTCCGGGCTGGATCACACCCTCTGGGCTGCGGCCCGAGCGCTCGGCCTGTCGCGCCCCGGCGAGAGTGTTGACGCGGGTGAGGGGTGGCAGGCGAGTGAAATCGTGCTCCGAGCCGGAGGTCGTCATGCGGCGCCGATGCCTCTGGCCGAGGAAGTTGTTGCCGCGCAGCTCGCGTCCGCCGCGGGGATTTCTCTGCCGCCTGGGTCGGTCGGGGTTGGTCTTGCCTGCCGGCCGGCCGAGGATCCGGGACTTTGGGCCTGCGACGCCCCCTTCGGACGTGACCTCGACCATCTTCTCGTCGTCGGTGGCGGGGGGGATGGCTTGGAACTTCGGCTGCACGCTTGTACGGGAGCACCGCATGGCTCGGGCGAAAATGTCGCTGGAGAACCGCGCGACGTCCTCCTGGTCGATCCGCAGTCAGCGATCGAGAACAAGGTCGTCGATCTTCCCGAAGATGTTCTTACCACTTTGCTGGCGGCAGCGCGGACCTCGCAAATGGCTGGCGCACTCGAGACGATCCTCGCGCTTTCGGTCGCTTATGCTCGCGAGCGGGAACAATTCGGTCGCAAGATCGGCAAGTTTCAGGCCGTCCAGCAGCAACTCGCGGTCCTTGCCGGGCAGGTCGCGGCCGCAGGGGTTGCGGCGGCCGATGCGGCGCGTGCGCTGGATCAAAGGGGGTTGCCGGCGGCAAAGTTTGGTTCGCCCGAGGATCCCAGCTTCGAGATCGCTGTGGCCAAAGTAGTGGTGGGCGAGGCCGCGGAGTTCGGCCCTCGAATTGCGCACCAGGTTTTGGGCGCGATCGGCTTCACGCACGAACATCGGCTACAGTTCTTCACGCGCCGGTTGTGGGCATGGCGGGCCGAATGCGGCAGTGCCGCTTTTTGGGCAGAACGATTGGGCCGCTTTGGTCTTGCTACGGAGAACGGCGGATTGTGGAAGATTCTGACGGATCGATCGGGCCCGGCGTAAGAGACCAAGGGCCCGCGGGATTGAGACCGGCGGCGAAAACAAGTTAAGAAAGCCTATGGGCGTTGGGCGACTTGAGGGTAAAAAAGTCCTGATCACCGGTGGAGCGTCCGGGATCGGTCGGGAGACCGCGGAACGCTTCACATCCGAGGGGGCTCAGGTGGGTTTGATTGACCGCGAGGGCCCCGCTGTAGCCTCCGTCGGCAGCGCGCTGGAGGCGCCGTCGCAGGAAGCCGACCTGACGGATGCCGTCGCTGCCGAGGGCGCCGTCAGGGCGATCCACGAGGCGCTAGGCGGTATTGACGTGTTGGTCAATAACGCCGGGGTGGGGTCTGTTCGTCGATTGCACGAATATTCCGTGTCGGAATGGGATCAACTGGTCGCAGTGAATCTGAATGCTGTTTTCTACGTGCTTCGTCCCGCTCTGCCCCTGATGTTGGCGGGCGATGGTGGTGTGGTGATCAACAATGCCTCCGGGAGTGCGGTTCGGCCGACACGCGGTGAGGCCCCCTATGCGGCGGCCAAGGCGGGTCTGGTTGCGCTTACCAGCAATATTGCGCAGGAATACGGCCCTCGAATTCGCGCGAATTGCGTCTCCCCCGGGGTGATTCGAACCCCGATGTCGGAAACACTTTTCTCCGCGCCGCAACTCCTCGAACCCTTTCTGGACGCCAACCCGGCCGACCGCGCGGGAACCGCGTCTGACGTGGCGAGCCTGTTCGTATTTCTTGCGTCCGATGAGTCGAGCTATCTGAATGGACAAAATCTCGTTCTGGATGGGGGTGGCGGTCTGGCCCAACCCGGAATCGATGATGTTTTACGGTTTGCTGTTCCACCATTGGAGCCCCGAAAAAAGGATTGAAAATGTCGCTTTCGTACGATGAATCTATCGCTCAAGCTACGGCCCCCGGAACCCTCTTCGAAATCGAGGATATCAAAATTCGGGGCCAGGATTATCGATGGTTCAAGAACACCCCACCGAACCTGAGGGGGCTGTTTGATGTCGCGCGTCTGCGCGGCGACGACGACTTTCTGGTCTATGAAGATGAGCGCTGGAGTTTCGCGCGCACCATGGAGCACGTCGATGCGTTCGGTGCCTTGTTGGTCGAGAAGTACGGAGTGAAAAAAGGCGATCGCGTGGCCATCGGAATGCGGAACTTTCCGGAATGGATAACTGCATTCGCCGGGATCACCTCGATTGGTGCGATCGCGGTTTTGGTGAACGCATGGTGGACCACGGACGAGTTGCAATATGGACTGTCCGATTCGGGAAGCTCGGTGCTGATCTGTGATGAGGAGCGGATGCGGCGCGCCGAAACGGTGATCGGTTCTCTGGGCGTGAAGGGGATCGTGGTTCGTTGCGAAACTCCATCTCCGGGGTTTGAC includes the following:
- a CDS encoding acyl-CoA dehydrogenase family protein → MPTFRFDLRTLPPEAEALRGEVREFLATNLKDFPPEGRARTWFGVDHAFTRKVGERGWIGMTWPRAYGGQEKSFLERFVVLEEMLAAGAPVAAHWMADRQSGPLLLRFGTEEQKKRILPGICRGETYFCIGMSEPDSGSDLASVRSRAERTSDGWRLEGTKLWTSGAATAHFMVGLFRSGTEAERQAGLSQFLIPMDTPGIEVRPIRDLSGSEHFCEVHFTDVELPPDALIGEEGKGWPQAMAELAYERAGSERYLSCHPLMEELARELGPAPDVRATVAMGRQIAWLSTMRTMSTSVASLLAAGENPELEAAVVKDVGAVFEQDQPGIAQELLPLPPSRDPEAKVYQKMLAHLVMNAPSFSLRGGTREILRGIIARGLGLR
- a CDS encoding cytidylate kinase-like family protein, with product MAVHNIQQLVDAQVGLWEKERLAAKGKQEGPTVSIHRLPSSGATVIGKKVSELLGFGFFDKEIVEEIAKEENIRESLVANLDEHFRTAIERHILDGFSSKSFNESDYLKDLVNVVSHIGHRGNAVIVGRGSAFILPKETTLRVLLSAPLADRVDWHAKKTGIDAADVQKILEMEEKSRLEFLKQDFGIDQIRPQDFDICIDTATFGIDGTADLIATAARKRFDRG
- a CDS encoding MaoC/PaaZ C-terminal domain-containing protein is translated as MALDPNAVGQTGETQRRSWTSKDSLLYAVGVGAGTSELAFTTENTKDVPQRVLPTQAVILGGGGAPMNKIGKFNPAMLVHGEEGIELFDEIPPEGEIESTGRVKAMWDKGEGKGAVVELESESINVATGKPLLKVFMSLFIRGEGGFGGERGGSEKVVFPERKADHEVTYTTREDQALTYRLSGDRNPLHSDPSFAAMGGFDKPILHGLCTYGFSGRALLHALCGGDPSKFGSMYGRFSKPVLPGDALTIAMWEDGDRFLFQTRNQNGDTVIDQGRFTRR
- a CDS encoding acyl-CoA dehydrogenase family protein, with product MSDNHPMLAEAAERFFSAKVDQEAILAFEESGLDHTLWAAARALGLSRPGESVDAGEGWQASEIVLRAGGRHAAPMPLAEEVVAAQLASAAGISLPPGSVGVGLACRPAEDPGLWACDAPFGRDLDHLLVVGGGGDGLELRLHACTGAPHGSGENVAGEPRDVLLVDPQSAIENKVVDLPEDVLTTLLAAARTSQMAGALETILALSVAYAREREQFGRKIGKFQAVQQQLAVLAGQVAAAGVAAADAARALDQRGLPAAKFGSPEDPSFEIAVAKVVVGEAAEFGPRIAHQVLGAIGFTHEHRLQFFTRRLWAWRAECGSAAFWAERLGRFGLATENGGLWKILTDRSGPA
- a CDS encoding SDR family NAD(P)-dependent oxidoreductase, which codes for MGVGRLEGKKVLITGGASGIGRETAERFTSEGAQVGLIDREGPAVASVGSALEAPSQEADLTDAVAAEGAVRAIHEALGGIDVLVNNAGVGSVRRLHEYSVSEWDQLVAVNLNAVFYVLRPALPLMLAGDGGVVINNASGSAVRPTRGEAPYAAAKAGLVALTSNIAQEYGPRIRANCVSPGVIRTPMSETLFSAPQLLEPFLDANPADRAGTASDVASLFVFLASDESSYLNGQNLVLDGGGGLAQPGIDDVLRFAVPPLEPRKKD